In Ooceraea biroi isolate clonal line C1 chromosome 6, Obir_v5.4, whole genome shotgun sequence, the genomic stretch CAGTCGTTCTCGAGGCAAGTGCGAAGCCACGCGTACAACTATTACATTATGGCATTGATCAATGTTATGCATTTACCGATATTGTGCACCACCATAGCGGTGATTACGGCCCACCAAGTAAAAATACCAGAGCAAGTAAGAAAGTAACGAGATACATCATGATATTGTTGCATATAAATTGAAatcaataaaacttttttattatgtatttatatcttataatatacatatagtttttattttttattatatcttatttatatatgatttatatacgagtatgttattattaatttatgttttgTGCAAATTTAGCTGTATCAAAATGTTAACTTGattgtattatacaatgaaaatattagtAAAAAAATGCGCTATATAAATACTTAGTTGATGGAATAGTTCATAATTTatagaaaagatattaaatgttattaattgtttttgcATCATTAATTTGCgcctttataaaaataaactctaTCTTCCAGGAACAATCGTCAGGAACAATCGTCCACaacaaaaatgtgaatatcaTCGTGAATGTGGATACGAAGGCTCTGGCTGAGGAATTATGGAAACTCATAGAGATTCATTTAACTAATATCAGCGATGTTAGCAGCCAGCAAAAAATAATAGAGAACCTCGAAAAGGCCATAACACCTTTGATATCGCCCACCACCGCCAGGAAAAGCATGTCGTCTACATACCAAGTAGCAACTGAGCTCGATCAGATTACCCGAAATGCactaaatacatattttccgGCTACAAACATATTAGACAAAGAGATCATGACAAGAGACATCGTAGCAAATATGATGTCTAGCATAAAAGCGTTTCTCTtgaaaacattgaaaaatcaaaTGTAGGCTATTGACGAGGAGAATATATCTGGAAGAGAAATAATTGACAAGTCTACAAACGACAACGAACAGGGCGATTATGTAAATGCTAGAATCAAGACACGCAAAGAAGACATTGTGAATCCGCTTCAATAATTAGATGTTACGTCTTGCTTTCAAtacaaaaaaagtattttttgttgtgatatttataaaacaaaactgttgagattttatcttttttattttatattcagcGTATTTTTGATGCATGCTTTATTATAGTTTATGGCGTctgtttatattgttttatgcGCACGCGCAACCGTTTTACGCTCGCGCGCATCTTGATGGCGTTCTGCCTGCTACTAGCGATTTTTTCTTTGTAACGAGTACTTCACACagtgtatttttcttttgctcGTTATAACGTATTCGTTCATTGTACACATTGAAATATAACGTGTGTATTATCTCAAGTAACATTATTGTGTACTGCTTTCACACATCACCGTCCATGTTGCCGAACGATTTTCGAGAACATCCTatcttaataaaaacatattaggttgataaaatatgtagaaaatttttataaaatcggAATAAgtcgaatatttattttttaaataaataatgtgttTGATTACTACgattgctttattttatttgtaaccTGTGTCacttatgatataaaaactggcatttatcatataaaatttatcaataactttttaagaaacaacgagcgacagcTAAAATCTTCTGTAGATTATTCGGGAGAGTGACTTCTATTGGGtagttcggaaagtaatttcgtttttcacaaagagatgtcgttagtcgcgttcctcgatacttaaccttactctaagcgacaaattcgttttatattttgacaactgacatttcagacgtcatttagtatcttattgtgttgcgatctgtcaagtaattttttttggcatcacatcaaacatggaaaatcaaagtgagcattttcgtaatattttgctttttttaccaccgaaagggtaaaaatgcagtgcaagcgagaaaaaattgtgtgccgtgtacggagaagatgtattgagtgaacgtcagtgtcagaattggttttcgaaatttcgtactggaaatttcgatttgaaagatgcaccacgttcaggtcggccaattaaagctgatgacgagaaaataaaggctctggtggatgcaaaccgtcgcataacaacacgcgaaagtgctgaaaagttaaatttatcgaattcaactgtttacgatcatttgaaacgccttggattcgtttcaaagctcgatatttgggttccacacaatttaaaggaaattgacttgattcgacgcattaccatctgcgattcattgttgaaacgtgaagaaaatgaaccatttttgaagcgaatcataactggagatgaaaaatggattgtttacaacaatgttaagcgaaaacgatcatggtccaggcaagatgaacctgctcaatcgacatccaaggcagatattcatcaaaagaagatcatgctttctgtatggtgggattggaagggaatcgtatttttcgagctagtaccaagcaaccagacgattgattcgaaagtgtattgtcgtcagctggatgaattggatgctgccatcaagcagaagcgaccagaattggcgaataggaaaggtgtcgtattccatcacgacaatgccagaccacacacaagtttggtcactcgccagaagcttttacagcttggatgggatgtgctaccacacccaccatactctcctgatctggcaccattcgattaccatttgttccggtctctacaaaattctttgaacaatgtaaacgtcgattcaaatgaaggcgtcaaaaatcacttgcttcaattttttgtcaata encodes the following:
- the LOC109611025 gene encoding uncharacterized protein LOC109611025, which codes for MALINVMHLPILCTTIAVITAHQVKIPEQEQSSGTIVHNKNVNIIVNVDTKALAEELWKLIEIHLTNISDVSSQQKIIENLEKAITPLISPTTARKSMSSTYQVATELDQITRNALNTYFPATNILDKEIMTRDIVANMMSSIKAFLLKTLKNQIFPKLVILLSQYGDTSKSQYLASILATLERIEDVFKQAQQNSEFGCVIPCKLLNSALDVPKLPRKQIQANLKKQLPSAQVDSLAFRRSLLSNQDVDNMNANININGIHPFEGRRNFDNSVLTSNKMKIANQNVNMWDSYENQSKNEGFENDV